One part of the Eucalyptus grandis isolate ANBG69807.140 chromosome 10, ASM1654582v1, whole genome shotgun sequence genome encodes these proteins:
- the LOC104421807 gene encoding LOW QUALITY PROTEIN: transcription factor GTE6 (The sequence of the model RefSeq protein was modified relative to this genomic sequence to represent the inferred CDS: substituted 1 base at 1 genomic stop codon) — MMGSARIDRSMIGRLKFRFFLDPIVLIKRGLCKKSLIEPLPLVAMEATGASADSAQDNNIAGTERHEANVSELGGFKNSVDEILKKVDQLELRVNEVEQFYLNTSKKQMNSLKGSSLVKDKDKERQIPSLKKQQLDASRREAAAAKRMQELMRQFGTILRQIAQHRWAWPFMQPVDVKGLGLDDYYEVIDKPMDFSTIKNQMEAKDGTGYKNVHDICADVRLVFKNAMKYNDEKSDVHMMAKTLLEKFEERWLQLLPKVTXEEKRREEEELVAQMDMQLAQEAAYAKLARDISNEFYEVDLHLEELREMVVRKCRKISTEEKRSIGTALSLLSPEDLLKALEIVAQSDPNFQSTAEEINLDMDAQGESTLWRLKFFVKDALEVQGKASLSIGGDNNNTSNTNKNKNNKSNGNQNNKRKREICDAIAKSAKKRSKKPS; from the exons ATGATGGGCTCTGCTCGAATTGATCGCTCGATGATTGGTCGTTTGAAATTTCGGTTTTTTCTCGATCCCATCGTTCTGATTAAACGTGGGTTGTGCAAAAAAAGTTTAATTGAGCCTCTTCCTTTGGTGGCG ATGGAAGCGACGGGTGCGTCAGCAGACTCGGCACAAGATAATAATATAGCTGGAACAGAAAGACACGAGGCTAATGTATCGGAATTGGGTGGTTTTAAGAACAGTGTAGATGAGATTCTCAAGAAGGTCGACCAG CTCGAGCTAAGAGTCAATGAAGTTGAGCAGTTCTATCTCAATACAAGTAAAAAGCAAATGAACAGTTTGAAAGGTAGCTCACTAGTTAAGGATAAAGACAAAGAGAGGCAAATCCCTAGCTTGAAGAAGCAGCAACTGGATGCATCTCGCAGAGAAGCAGCTGCTGCAAAGAGAATGCAGGAGCTTATGCGCCAATTTGGCACAATATTGCGCCAG ATCGCTCAACACAGATGGGCATGGCCTTTTATGCAACCTGTAGATGTTAAAGGTCTTGGCTTGGATGACTATTATGAG GTGATTGATAAGCCAATGGACTTCAGTACTATAAAAAACCAAATGGAGGCTAAAGATGGTACTGGTTACAAAAATGTCCATGATATATGTGCTGATGTGAGGTTAGTTTTCAAGAATGCAATGAAGTATAATGATGAAAAAAGTGATGTTCACATGATGGCCAAAACTTTGCTGGAAAAATTTGAGGAGAGGTGGCTGCAGCTGTTGCCCAAGGTTACCTGAG AGGAAAAAAGACGAGAAGAGGAGGAATTAGTTGCGCAGATGGACATGCAGCTTGCTCAGGAGGCTGCTTATGCAAAGTTGGCAAGAGACATAAGTAATGAG TTCTATGAGGTTGATTTGCATTTGGAAGAGCTTAGAGAAATGGTTGTTCGGAAATGCAG gaaaatatcgACTGAAGAGAAAAGAAGTATCGGTACAGCCCTTAGTTTATTGTCTCCTGAAGATCTCCTCAAGGCATTGGAGATTGTTGCTCAGAGTGATCCAAACTTCCAATCAACAGCTGAGGAGATAAACCTGGACATGGATGCTCAG GGTGAATCTACCTTATGGAGGCTGAAATTCTTCGTGAAGGATGCTTTGGAAGTTCAGGGGAAGGCTTCATTAAGTATTGGGGGAGATAACAACAATACCAGTAACacaaacaagaacaaaaataacaaaagcaaCGGCAACCAGAAcaacaagaggaagagagagatatGCGATGCCATCGCCAAATCTGCCAAGAAAAGGAGTAAGAAACCCTCGTGA
- the LOC104421808 gene encoding uncharacterized protein LOC104421808, producing the protein MARSALLHLLRSQLKHHRLSPAYFHTGQRLCRSLASPQTWSCRPSLTSATQLSAGHRRWLSQSTAAEEESKIGDAPRSGGQTGQEEKADIVVYHGPVSTTIRKVKLLSLSSCFFSVMLGPVITFMTLPNMSMILKGVMASSVLLISASTTAALHWVVSPYIHKMKWQPGSDTFEVEMMSWLATYVPRTVKFLDIRPPETNRPVVTFKANGKFYYVDEEHCHDKALLARLTPTETSGS; encoded by the exons ATGGCGAGATCAGCCCTTCTCCACCTGCTGCGCTCCCAGTTGAAGCACCATCGTCTCTCCCCCGCCTACTTCCACACGg GCCAACGGTTGTGTAGATCTTTAGCATCACCTCAAACATGGAGCTGTAGGCCCAGTTTGACCTCTGCCACCCAGCTTTCAGCTGGTCACAGAAGATGGCTGTCTCAGAGCACAGCAGCTGAAGAAGAAAGCAAGATCGGTGACGCACCACGTTCAGGGGGCCAAACTGGTCAAGAGGAGAAAGCTGACATTGTTGTTTACCATGGTCCAGTTTCAACCACCATTAGGAAAGTGAAACTCCTATCACTCTCTAGCTGCTTCTTTTCCGTAATGCTGGGACCTGTTATAACCTTCATGACATTACCAAATATGAGCATGATCCTGAAGGGTGTGATGGCATCTTCCGTCCTACTCATCAGTGCTTCAACAACTGCAGCTCTTCATTGGGTCGTAAGCCCATACATTCATAAAATGAAGTGGCAGCCAGGTTCTGATACTTTCGAGGTAGAGATGATGTCGTGGTTAGCGACTTATGTTCCAAGGACAGTCAAGTTCTTGGACATTAGGCCTCCAGAAACTAACAGGCCCGTCGTGACATTCAAGGCAAATGGGAAATTCTATTACGTGGATGAAGAGCACTGCCACGATAAGGCTTTGTTGGCCAGGCTGACCCCGACAGAAACCTCCGGTTCCTGA
- the LOC104421809 gene encoding uncharacterized protein LOC104421809, whose protein sequence is MARSALLHLLRAQSKHRHLSSGNLLCRSFASPHTWSSRPSFNTATKFSAGSRRWLSQSPAAEEDNKISIGPRRGVEPREDEKDNSIVYYGPISSTIKKVKLLSLSTCCLSVSLGPVITFMTSPDMNVILKGAVASSVIFLSASTTLALHWFVNPYVHRLKWQPGSDSFEVEMMSWLATHIPRTIKFSDIRPPETNRPFVTFKANDDFYFVDKEHCHNKALLARLTPRKPPVHESALKNL, encoded by the exons ATGGCGAGGTCAGCGCTCCTCCACTTGCTCCGCGCTCAGTCGAAGCACCGCCATCTTTCCTCAG GGAACCTATTGTGTAGATCTTTTGCATCGCCTCATACATGGAGTTCCAGACCTAGTTTCAATACTGCCACCAAATTTTCAGCTGGTAGCAGGAGATGGCTGTCTCAGAGCCCAGCTGCTGAAGAAGATAACAAGATCAGTATTGGACCGCGAAGAGGGGTTGAACCCAGAGAAGATGAGAAAGACAACAGCATTGTTTACTATGGTCCAATTTCTTCCACTATTAAGAAAGTGAAACTCCTATCACTCTCCACCTGCTGCCTCTCTGTATCCTTGGGACCGGTCATAACCTTCATGACATCACCTGACATGAACGTGATCTTGAAGGGTGCTGTGGCATCTTCTGTAATATTCCTCAGCGCTTCAACCACTTTAGCTCTTCACTGGTTTGTGAACCCATACGTTCACAGACTGAAATGGCAGCCTGGTTCTGATAGCTTCGAGGTGGAGATGATGTCATGGTTAGCGACACATATTCCAAGGACAATCAAGTTCTCGGATATTAGACCTCCAGAGACTAACAGGCCCTTTGTGACATTCAAGGCGAATGACGATTTCTATTTTGTTGACAAAGAGCACTGCCATAACAAGGCTTTGTTGGCCAGGCTGACCCCACGGAAACCTCCAGTTCATGAGtctgctttgaagaacttgTAA
- the LOC104421810 gene encoding elongation factor 1-alpha isoform X2, whose protein sequence is MGKEKIHISIVVIGHVDSGKSTTTGHLIYKLGGIDKRVIERFEKEAAEMNKRSFKYAWVLDKLKAERERGITIDIALWKFETTKYYCTVIDAPGHRDFIKNMITGTSQADCAVLIIDSTTGGFEAGISKDGQTREHALLAFTLGVRQMICCCNKMDATTPKYSKARYDEIVKEVSSYLKKVGYNPDKIPFVPISGFEGDNMIERSTNLDWYKGPTLLEALDQINEPKRPSDKPLRLPLQDVYKIGGIGTVPVGRVETGVIKPGMVVTFGPSGLTTEVKSVEMHHEALQEALPGDNVGFNVKNVAVKDLKRGYVASNSKDDPAKEAANFTSQVIIMNHPGQIGNGYAPVLDCHTSHIAVKFSELLTKIDRRSGKELEKEPKFLKNGDSGMVKMIPTKPMVVETFSEYPPLGRFAVRDMRQTVAVGVIKNVEKKDPSGAKVTKSAAKKK, encoded by the exons ATGGGTAAGGAGAAGATTCACATCAGCATTGTGGTCATTGGCCATGTCGATTCTGGGAAGTCAACCACAACTGGCCACTTGATATACAAGCTCGGAGGAATTGACAAGCGTGTGATTGAGAGATTCGAGAAGGAAGCTGCTGAGATGAACAAGAGATCGTTCAAGTATGCTTGGGTGCTTGACAAGCTCAAGGCCGAGCGCGAGCGCGGTATTACCATTGATATTGCCTTGTGGAAGTTCGAGACCACCAAGTACTACTGCACTGTCATTGATGCTCCTGGACATCGTGACTTTATTAAGAATATGATTACTGGAACCTCCCAGGCCGACTGTGCTGTCCTTATCATTGATTCCACCACTGGTGGTTTCGAAGCTGGTATTTCCAAGGATGGCCAGACCCGTGAACATGCTCTCCTTGCTTTCACCCTTGGTGTCAGGCAAATGATTTGCTGCTGTAACAAG ATGGATGCCACCACCCCCAAGTACTCCAAGGCTAGGTATGATGAAATTGTTAAGGAAGTCTCTTCTTACCTGAAGAAGGTGGGATATAACCCTGACAAGATTCCATTTGTCCCCATCTCCGGATTCGAGGGAGACAACATGATTGAGAGGTCTACCAACCTTGACTGGTACAAGGGTCCAACATTGCTCGAGGCCCTCGACCAGATTAATGAGCCCAAGAGACCATCTGACAAGCCCCTCCGTCTCCCACTTCAGGACGTGTACAAGATTGGTGGTATCGGAACTGTCCCTGTCGGCCGTGTTGAGACTGGTGTCATTAAGCCTGGGATGGTTGTCACTTTTGGTCCCTCTGGGTTGACCACTGAAGTTAAGTCTGTGGAGATGCACCATGAGGCTCTCCAGGAGGCTCTTCCGGGGGACAACGTTGGGTTTAATGTGAAGAATGTTGCTGTCAAGGATCTCAAGCGTGGCTACGTTGCATCCAACTCGAAGGACGATCCCGCCAAGGAAGCAGCCAACTTTACCTCCCAAGTTATTATCATGAATCACCCTGGCCAGATTGGAAATGGATATGCCCCTGTTCTTGACTGTCACACCTCCCATATTGCTGTCAAGTTTTCTGAGCTGTTGACCAAGATCGACAGGCGATCAGGTAAGGAGCTTGAGAAGGAGCCCAAGTTCTTGAAGAACGGTGACTCTGGGATGGTGAAGATGATTCCCACCAAGCCCATGGTTGTCGAGACTTTCTCCGAGTATCCTCCACTTGGTCGTTTTGCTGTGAGGGACATGCGTCAGACCGTTGCTGTCGGTGTTATCAAGAATGTTGAGAAGAAGGATCCCAGTGGAGCTAAGGTCACAAAGTCTGCTGCGAAGAAGAAGTGA
- the LOC104421810 gene encoding elongation factor 1-alpha isoform X1 translates to MGKEKVHINIVVIGHVDSGKSTTTGHLIYKLGGIDKRVIERFEKEAAEMNKRSFKYAWVLDKLKAERERGITIDIALWKFETTKYYCTVIDAPGHRDFIKNMITGTSQADCAVLIIDSTTGGFEAGISKDGQTREHALLAFTLGVRQMICCCNKMDATTPKYSKARYDEIVKEVSSYLKKVGYNPDKIPFVPISGFEGDNMIERSTNLDWYKGPTLLEALDQINEPKRPSDKPLRLPLQDVYKIGGIGTVPVGRVETGLIKPGMVVTFGPSGLTTEVKSVEMHHEALQEALPGDNVGFNVKNVAVKDLKRGYVASNSKDDPAKEAANFTSQVIIMNHPGQIGNGYAPVLDCHTSHIAVKFAELVTKIDRRSGKELEKEPKFLKNGDSGMVKMIPTKPMVVETFSEYPPLGRFAVRDMRQTVAVGVIKNVEKKDPSGAKVTKSAAKKGGK, encoded by the exons ATGGGTAAGGAGAAGGTTCACATCAACATTGTGGTCATTGGCCATGTCGACTCTGGCAAGTCAACTACCACTGGCCACTTGATTTACAAGCTTGGAGGTATCGACAAGCGTGTGATTGAGAGATTCGAGAAGGAAGCTGCTGAGATGAACAAGAGATCGTTCAAGTACGCTTGGGTGCTTGACAAGCTCAAGGCCGAGCGCGAGCGTGGTATTACCATTGATATTGCCTTGTGGAAGTTCGAGACCACCAAGTACTACTGCACCGTCATTGATGCTCCTGGACATCGTGACTTTATTAAGAATATGATTACTGGAACCTCCCAGGCCGACTGTGCTGTCCTTATCATTGATTCCACCACTGGTGGTTTCGAAGCTGGTATTTCCAAGGATGGCCAGACCCGTGAACATGCTCTCCTTGCTTTCACCCTTGGTGTCAGGCAAATGATTTGCTGCTGTAACAAG ATGGATGCCACCACCCCCAAGTACTCCAAGGCTAGGTATGATGAAATTGTTAAGGAAGTCTCTTCTTACCTGAAGAAGGTGGGATATAACCCTGACAAGATTCCATTTGTCCCCATCTCCGGATTCGAGGGAGACAACATGATTGAGAGGTCTACCAACCTTGACTGGTACAAGGGTCCAACATTGCTCGAGGCCCTCGACCAGATTAATGAGCCCAAGAGACCATCTGACAAGCCCCTCCGTCTCCCACTTCAGGACGTGTACAAGATTGGTGGTATCGGAACTGTCCCTGTCGGCCGTGTTGAGACTGGTTTAATTAAGCCTGGGATGGTTGTCACTTTTGGTCCCTCTGGATTGACCACTGAAGTTAAGTCCGTGGAGATGCACCATGAGGCTCTCCAGGAGGCCCTTCCAGGTGACAACGTTGGGTTTAACGTGAAGAATGTTGCTGTCAAGGATCTCAAGCGTGGTTATGTTGCTTCCAACTCAAAGGACGATCCCGCCAAGGAAGCAGCCAACTTCACCTCCCAAGTTATCATCATGAACCACCCCGGACAAATCGGAAATGGTTATGCCCCTGTTCTTGACTGCCACACCTCCCACATTGCTGTCAAGTTTGCTGAGCTGGTGACCAAGATTGACAGGCGATCTGGTAAGGAGCTTGAGAAGGAACCCAAGTTCTTGAAGAATGGTGACTCTGGGATGGTGAAGATGATCCCCACCAAGCCCATGGTCGTTGAGACTTTCTCTGAGTATCCTCCCCTCGGTCGTTTTGCCGTGAGGGACATGCGTCAGACCGTCGCCGTCGGCGTCATCAAGAATGTGGAGAAGAAGGATCCTAGTGGTGCCAAGGTCACAAAGTCTGCTGCCAAGAAGGGTGGCAAGTGA
- the LOC104421812 gene encoding elongation factor 1-alpha-like → MGKEKVHISIVVIGHVDSGKSTTTGHLIYKLGGIDKRVIERFEKEAAEMNKRSFKYAWVLDKLKAERERGITIDIALWKFETTKYYCTVIDAPGHRDFIKNMITGTSQADCAVLIIDSTTGGFEAGISKDGQTREHALLAFTLGVKQMICCCNKMDATTPKYSKARYDEIVKEVSSYLKKVGYNPDKIPFVPISGFEGDNMIERSTNLDWYKGPTLLDALDQINEPKRPSDKPLRLPLQDVYKIGGIGTVPVGRVETGVIKPGMVVTFGPSGLTTEVKSVEMHHEALQEALPGDNVGFNVKNVAVKDLKRGYVASNSKDDPAKEAANFTSQVIIMNHPGQIGNGYAPVLDCHTSHIAVKFSELVTKIDRRSGKEIEKEPKFLKNGDAGMVKMIPTKPMVVETFSEYPPLGRFAVRDMRQTVAVGVIKSVEKKDPSGAKVTKSAAKKGK, encoded by the exons ATGGGTAAGGAAAAGGTTCACATCAGCATTGTGGTCATTGGCCATGTCGACTCTGGTAAATCAACTACCACTGGCCACTTGATTTACAAGCTTGGAGGAATCGACAAGCGTGTGATTGAGAGATTCGAGAAGGAAGCTGCTGAGATGAACAAGAGATCATTCAAGTACGCCTGGGTGCTTGACAAGCTCAAGGCCGAGCGTGAGCGTGGAATCACCATTGATATTGCCTTGTGGAAGTTCGAGACCACCAAGTACTACTGCACCGTCATTGATGCTCCGGGACATCGTGATTTCATTAAGAACATGATTACTGGAACCTCCCAGGCTGACTGTGCTGTCCTTATCATCGATTCCACAACTGGTGGTTTTGAAGCTGGTATCTCCAAGGATGGCCAAACCCGCGAGCATGCTCTCCTTGCCTTCACCCTCGGTGTCAAGCAAATGATCTGCTGCTGTAACAAG ATGGATGCCACCACCCCCAAGTACTCCAAGGCTAGGTATGATGAAATTGTTAAGGAAGTCTCTTCTTACCTGAAGAAGGTGGGATATAACCCTGACAAGATTCCATTTGTCCCCATCTCCGGATTTGAGGGAGACAACATGATTGAGAGGTCTACCAACCTTGACTGGTACAAGGGTCCAACATTGCTCGACGCCCTCGACCAGATTAATGAGCCCAAGAGACCATCTGACAAGCCCCTCCGTCTCCCACTTCAGGACGTGTACAAGATTGGTGGTATCGGAACTGTCCCTGTCGGCCGTGTTGAGACTGGTGTCATTAAGCCTGGGATGGTTGTCACTTTTGGTCCCTCTGGGTTGACCACTGAAGTTAAGTCCGTGGAGATGCACCATGAGGCTCTCCAGGAGGCTCTTCCAGGTGACAACGTTGGGTTTAACGTGAAGAATGTTGCTGTCAAGGATCTCAAGCGTGGCTATGTTGCATCCAACTCGAAGGACGATCCCGCCAAGGAAGCAGCCAACTTTACCTCCCAAGTTATTATCATGAATCACCCTGGCCAGATTGGAAATGGATATGCCCCTGTTCTTGACTGTCACACCTCCCATATTGCAGTCAAGTTTTCTGAGCTGGTGACCAAGATCGACAGGCGATCAGGTAAGGAGATTGAGAAGGAGCCCAAGTTTTTGAAGAACGGTGATGCTGGAATGGTCAAGATGATTCCCACCAAGCCCATGGTTGTTGAGACCTTCTCTGAGTATCCTCCCCTCGGTCGTTTCGCTGTGAGGGACATGCGCCAGACCGTCGCCGTTGGTGTCATCAAGAGTGTCGAGAAGAAGGATCCTAGTGGTGCCAAGGTCACCAAGTCTGCTGCCAAGAAGGGCAAGTGA